Proteins found in one Deltaproteobacteria bacterium genomic segment:
- a CDS encoding thiosulfate sulfurtransferase, which translates to METSRLVNDISKQELEKIIDNESFRICDVRPVDAYNGWALEGEPRGGHIRGAKTLPVGWTDEEDWDEIVKARGILPNHQIVVYGYTRDDEREVAEKFVRSGYKEVNVYTGFVDEWSATESLPMERMARFEKLVYPRWVRQLGAGERPPGFNGGRYAICHCHYRNRADYDIGHIPGAIALDTRDLESPDTWNRRSPEELKQALMRIGISADTTVVVYGRFLSPRNSDPHPGSQAGHLGSIRCAVLMMYAGVRDVRVLNGSIAAWGNEGYAIATEETPPEPVSEFGVSVPSRPEIFIDTPQAKELLQSDNGNLISVRSWDEFIGKVSGYHYIFKKGRIPGAVFGNCGSDAYHMENYRNIDLTTREYHEIKTMWKESGITAKQFNALYCGTGWRASEAFLNAYLIGWRNIAVYDGGWYEWSNDPENPVAVGEPV; encoded by the coding sequence ATGGAGACGAGCCGATTGGTGAACGATATTTCTAAGCAAGAGCTGGAGAAGATCATTGACAATGAATCATTCCGTATTTGCGACGTTCGACCTGTCGATGCGTACAATGGCTGGGCCCTGGAAGGAGAACCGCGGGGTGGTCATATAAGGGGGGCAAAAACCTTGCCCGTCGGTTGGACCGATGAAGAAGACTGGGACGAGATAGTGAAAGCCAGAGGCATCTTACCTAATCACCAGATAGTAGTGTATGGCTACACGAGGGACGATGAGCGGGAAGTGGCGGAAAAGTTTGTGAGATCGGGTTACAAAGAGGTGAATGTGTACACCGGCTTTGTTGATGAGTGGTCTGCTACCGAATCCTTGCCCATGGAGCGAATGGCCCGTTTCGAAAAGCTGGTCTATCCGCGATGGGTCCGTCAGCTCGGTGCAGGAGAACGGCCGCCCGGTTTCAACGGAGGAAGGTACGCGATTTGTCACTGCCATTACAGGAACAGGGCGGATTATGACATCGGCCATATCCCCGGCGCCATAGCGCTCGACACCCGCGACCTCGAATCTCCGGATACATGGAATCGACGATCGCCGGAAGAACTGAAACAAGCGTTGATGCGGATAGGGATTTCTGCTGATACAACGGTGGTGGTATATGGAAGGTTTTTAAGCCCACGCAACAGCGATCCTCATCCAGGCAGCCAAGCGGGACACTTGGGATCAATACGTTGTGCCGTCCTCATGATGTATGCAGGTGTTAGGGATGTCCGGGTGTTGAACGGCAGTATCGCTGCTTGGGGAAATGAGGGGTATGCCATCGCTACAGAAGAAACGCCGCCTGAGCCGGTATCCGAGTTCGGCGTAAGCGTGCCTTCCAGGCCGGAGATTTTCATTGATACACCACAGGCAAAAGAGCTCTTACAATCGGACAATGGGAACTTAATCAGTGTAAGGAGTTGGGATGAGTTCATTGGCAAAGTGAGTGGGTATCATTACATTTTCAAAAAAGGTCGTATCCCGGGCGCGGTATTTGGCAATTGCGGCAGCGATGCCTACCACATGGAGAACTATCGGAATATCGATCTTACGACCCGTGAATACCACGAAATCAAAACCATGTGGAAAGAGTCGGGGATCACTGCAAAACAATTCAATGCATTGTACTGCGGAACCGGCTGGCGAGCCAGTGAAGCTTTTTTAAACGCCTACTTGATAGGATGGCGCAACATCGCGGTTTATGACGGTGGATGGTATGAGTGGTCTAACGATCCAGAGAATCCGGTCGCTGTCGGTGAGCCAGTATAG